A genomic window from Gossypium hirsutum isolate 1008001.06 chromosome D12, Gossypium_hirsutum_v2.1, whole genome shotgun sequence includes:
- the LOC107945661 gene encoding splicing factor U2af large subunit A isoform X5 has translation MFPLATGQQFGGLPLMPVQAMTQQATRHARRVYVGGLSPTANEQSVATFFSQVMAAIGGNTAGPGDAVVNVYINHEKKFAFVEMRSVEEASNAMALDGIIFEGAPVKVRRPSDYNPSLAATLGPSQPSPNLNLAAVGLSPGSAGGLEGPDRIFVGGLPYYFTEAQIRELLESFGPLRGFDLVKDRETGNSKGYAFCIYQDLSVTDIACAALNGIKMGDKTLTVRRANQGATQPKPEQESILQHAQQQIALQRLMLQPQGVPTKVVCLTQAISEDDLRDDEEYGDIVEDMRQEGGKHGALVNVVIPRPNPNGESLPGVGKVFLEYSDVEGSRKAQAAMNGRRFGENQVIAVFYPENKFAQGEYDG, from the exons ATGTTTCCTCTGGCaactggtcag CAGTTTGGTGGTCTCCCTCTTATGCCAGTTCAGGCAATGACTCAGCAG GCTACGAGGCATGCTCGGCGCGTCTATGTTGGAGGGCTTTCTCCCACTGCAAATGAACAG TCAGTCGCGACTTTCTTCAGCCAGGTTATGGCTGCAATTGGTGGAAATACTGCTGGTCCTG GGGATGCTGTTGTTAATGTCTACATAAACCATGAAAAGAAGTTTGCTTTTGTAGAGATGAGATCAGTTGAGGAAGCTAGTAATGCAATGGCTTTAGATGGGATAATCTTTGAG GGAGCACCTGTGAAGGTTCGGAGACCCAGTGACTACAACCCTTCGCTTGCTGCAACTCTTGGTCCAAGTCAGCCCAGTCCCAATCTTAATCTTGCAGCTGTAGGTCTATCTCCAGGGTCTGCTGGTGGGCTTGAGGGTCCAGACCGGATTTTTGTGGGGGGGCTTCCATATTACTTTACTGAAGCACAGATCAGGGAGTTGTTAGAGTCTTTTGGACCCCTTCGAGGTTTTGATCTAGTAAAAGATAGAGAAACTGGAAACTCAAAAGGCTATGCCTTCTGCATATATCAAGATCTGTCAGTTACAGACATCGCTTGTGCTGCTTTAAATGGAATTAAAATGGGTGATAAAACTCTCACTGTTAGGCGAGCAAACCAAGGTGCTACCCAGCCTAAACCTGAGCAAGAGAGCATCCTTCAGCATGCACAGCAGCAGATTGCTTTGCAG AGGCTTATGTTGCAACCACAAGGTGTGCCCACAAAGGTTGTGTGCTTGACTCAAGCAATTAGTGAAGATGATCTTAGAGATGATGAGGAGTATGGGGACATTGTTGAAGACATGAGACAAGAGGGTGGAAAACATG GTGCATTGGTGAATGTTGTCATACCCCGCCCGAATCCAAATGGTGAATCATTACCGGGTGTTGGGAAG GTATTTCTGGAGTACTCAGATGTGGAAGGTTCCCGAAAAGCCCAAGCTGCAATGAATGGAAGGAGATTTGGTGAAAATCAAGTAATTGCTGTGTTCTATCCTGAGAACAAATTTGCACAGGGGGAGTATGATGGCTAA
- the LOC107945661 gene encoding splicing factor U2af large subunit B isoform X1 has protein sequence MTDYEACYQSNGEDLENSNGGVPSPQPCEGSHGGLDNLRDSKSQHGSREHERGSSRSREKEKSRDKGRDKDSDRHRDKERDKERERSKDRDREKDRDRHHRDCRRDRSRERSERRERGRDRDDDDYHRSRDYDRRRDYDRDRGDRNRRGSRRSEHRSKSRSRSRSPSKSKRISGFDMAPPASAMLAAGSGGAAAAAAAITAPTVQIPGNNPTLPGVFPNMFPLATGQQFGGLPLMPVQAMTQQATRHARRVYVGGLSPTANEQSVATFFSQVMAAIGGNTAGPGDAVVNVYINHEKKFAFVEMRSVEEASNAMALDGIIFEGAPVKVRRPSDYNPSLAATLGPSQPSPNLNLAAVGLSPGSAGGLEGPDRIFVGGLPYYFTEAQIRELLESFGPLRGFDLVKDRETGNSKGYAFCIYQDLSVTDIACAALNGIKMGDKTLTVRRANQGATQPKPEQESILQHAQQQIALQRLMLQPQGVPTKVVCLTQAISEDDLRDDEEYGDIVEDMRQEGGKHGALVNVVIPRPNPNGESLPGVGKVFLEYSDVEGSRKAQAAMNGRRFGENQVIAVFYPENKFAQGEYDG, from the exons ATGACCGATTACGAAGCTTGCTACCAGAGTAACGGAGAGGATCTTGAAAACAGCAATGGCGGCGTTCCCTCTCCTCAGCCTTGCGAAGGTAGTCACGGCGGCCTTGATAATCTCCGCGATTCCAAATCTCAG CATGGATCACGTGAGCACGAGAGAGGGTCTTCTAGAAGTAGGGAAAAAGAGAAAAGCCGCGATAAGGGAAGGGATAAGGATTCCGATCGACATAGGGACAAGGAAAGAGACAAGGAGAGGGAAAGAAGTAAGGATAGGGACAGAGAAAAGGACCGTGACCGTCATCACAGAGACTGTCGTAGGGATCGAAGTAGGGAGCGGAGTGAAAGGAGAGAAAGGGGAAGAGATAGAGATGATGATGATTATCACCGAAGTCGAGACTATGATAG GAGAAGGGATTATGACAGAGATAGGGGGGACAGGAATAGGCGTGGTTCTCGTAGATCTGAACACAGATCAAAGTCAAGGTCCCGCTCTCGCTCACCCTCAAAGAG CAAAAGGATTAGTGGCTTTGACATGGCACCTCCTGCTTCAGCAATGTTAGCTGCTGGTTCTGGTGGTGCTGCTGCGGCTGCTGCTGCCATCACTGCCCCCACAG TCCAGATTCCAGGGAATAATCCAACCCTACCTGGAGTGTTTCCAAACATGTTTCCTCTGGCaactggtcag CAGTTTGGTGGTCTCCCTCTTATGCCAGTTCAGGCAATGACTCAGCAG GCTACGAGGCATGCTCGGCGCGTCTATGTTGGAGGGCTTTCTCCCACTGCAAATGAACAG TCAGTCGCGACTTTCTTCAGCCAGGTTATGGCTGCAATTGGTGGAAATACTGCTGGTCCTG GGGATGCTGTTGTTAATGTCTACATAAACCATGAAAAGAAGTTTGCTTTTGTAGAGATGAGATCAGTTGAGGAAGCTAGTAATGCAATGGCTTTAGATGGGATAATCTTTGAG GGAGCACCTGTGAAGGTTCGGAGACCCAGTGACTACAACCCTTCGCTTGCTGCAACTCTTGGTCCAAGTCAGCCCAGTCCCAATCTTAATCTTGCAGCTGTAGGTCTATCTCCAGGGTCTGCTGGTGGGCTTGAGGGTCCAGACCGGATTTTTGTGGGGGGGCTTCCATATTACTTTACTGAAGCACAGATCAGGGAGTTGTTAGAGTCTTTTGGACCCCTTCGAGGTTTTGATCTAGTAAAAGATAGAGAAACTGGAAACTCAAAAGGCTATGCCTTCTGCATATATCAAGATCTGTCAGTTACAGACATCGCTTGTGCTGCTTTAAATGGAATTAAAATGGGTGATAAAACTCTCACTGTTAGGCGAGCAAACCAAGGTGCTACCCAGCCTAAACCTGAGCAAGAGAGCATCCTTCAGCATGCACAGCAGCAGATTGCTTTGCAG AGGCTTATGTTGCAACCACAAGGTGTGCCCACAAAGGTTGTGTGCTTGACTCAAGCAATTAGTGAAGATGATCTTAGAGATGATGAGGAGTATGGGGACATTGTTGAAGACATGAGACAAGAGGGTGGAAAACATG GTGCATTGGTGAATGTTGTCATACCCCGCCCGAATCCAAATGGTGAATCATTACCGGGTGTTGGGAAG GTATTTCTGGAGTACTCAGATGTGGAAGGTTCCCGAAAAGCCCAAGCTGCAATGAATGGAAGGAGATTTGGTGAAAATCAAGTAATTGCTGTGTTCTATCCTGAGAACAAATTTGCACAGGGGGAGTATGATGGCTAA
- the LOC107945661 gene encoding splicing factor U2af large subunit B isoform X2: MTDYEACYQSNGEDLENSNGGVPSPQPCEGSHGGLDNLRDSKSQHGSREHERGSSRSREKEKSRDKGRDKDSDRHRDKERDKERERSKDRDREKDRDRHHRDCRRDRSRERSERRERGRDRDDDDYHRSRDYDRRRDYDRDRGDRNRRGSRRSEHRSKSRSRSRSPSKSKRISGFDMAPPASAMLAAGSGGAAAAAAAITAPTVQIPGNNPTLPGVFPNMFPLATGQFGGLPLMPVQAMTQQATRHARRVYVGGLSPTANEQSVATFFSQVMAAIGGNTAGPGDAVVNVYINHEKKFAFVEMRSVEEASNAMALDGIIFEGAPVKVRRPSDYNPSLAATLGPSQPSPNLNLAAVGLSPGSAGGLEGPDRIFVGGLPYYFTEAQIRELLESFGPLRGFDLVKDRETGNSKGYAFCIYQDLSVTDIACAALNGIKMGDKTLTVRRANQGATQPKPEQESILQHAQQQIALQRLMLQPQGVPTKVVCLTQAISEDDLRDDEEYGDIVEDMRQEGGKHGALVNVVIPRPNPNGESLPGVGKVFLEYSDVEGSRKAQAAMNGRRFGENQVIAVFYPENKFAQGEYDG; the protein is encoded by the exons ATGACCGATTACGAAGCTTGCTACCAGAGTAACGGAGAGGATCTTGAAAACAGCAATGGCGGCGTTCCCTCTCCTCAGCCTTGCGAAGGTAGTCACGGCGGCCTTGATAATCTCCGCGATTCCAAATCTCAG CATGGATCACGTGAGCACGAGAGAGGGTCTTCTAGAAGTAGGGAAAAAGAGAAAAGCCGCGATAAGGGAAGGGATAAGGATTCCGATCGACATAGGGACAAGGAAAGAGACAAGGAGAGGGAAAGAAGTAAGGATAGGGACAGAGAAAAGGACCGTGACCGTCATCACAGAGACTGTCGTAGGGATCGAAGTAGGGAGCGGAGTGAAAGGAGAGAAAGGGGAAGAGATAGAGATGATGATGATTATCACCGAAGTCGAGACTATGATAG GAGAAGGGATTATGACAGAGATAGGGGGGACAGGAATAGGCGTGGTTCTCGTAGATCTGAACACAGATCAAAGTCAAGGTCCCGCTCTCGCTCACCCTCAAAGAG CAAAAGGATTAGTGGCTTTGACATGGCACCTCCTGCTTCAGCAATGTTAGCTGCTGGTTCTGGTGGTGCTGCTGCGGCTGCTGCTGCCATCACTGCCCCCACAG TCCAGATTCCAGGGAATAATCCAACCCTACCTGGAGTGTTTCCAAACATGTTTCCTCTGGCaactggtcag TTTGGTGGTCTCCCTCTTATGCCAGTTCAGGCAATGACTCAGCAG GCTACGAGGCATGCTCGGCGCGTCTATGTTGGAGGGCTTTCTCCCACTGCAAATGAACAG TCAGTCGCGACTTTCTTCAGCCAGGTTATGGCTGCAATTGGTGGAAATACTGCTGGTCCTG GGGATGCTGTTGTTAATGTCTACATAAACCATGAAAAGAAGTTTGCTTTTGTAGAGATGAGATCAGTTGAGGAAGCTAGTAATGCAATGGCTTTAGATGGGATAATCTTTGAG GGAGCACCTGTGAAGGTTCGGAGACCCAGTGACTACAACCCTTCGCTTGCTGCAACTCTTGGTCCAAGTCAGCCCAGTCCCAATCTTAATCTTGCAGCTGTAGGTCTATCTCCAGGGTCTGCTGGTGGGCTTGAGGGTCCAGACCGGATTTTTGTGGGGGGGCTTCCATATTACTTTACTGAAGCACAGATCAGGGAGTTGTTAGAGTCTTTTGGACCCCTTCGAGGTTTTGATCTAGTAAAAGATAGAGAAACTGGAAACTCAAAAGGCTATGCCTTCTGCATATATCAAGATCTGTCAGTTACAGACATCGCTTGTGCTGCTTTAAATGGAATTAAAATGGGTGATAAAACTCTCACTGTTAGGCGAGCAAACCAAGGTGCTACCCAGCCTAAACCTGAGCAAGAGAGCATCCTTCAGCATGCACAGCAGCAGATTGCTTTGCAG AGGCTTATGTTGCAACCACAAGGTGTGCCCACAAAGGTTGTGTGCTTGACTCAAGCAATTAGTGAAGATGATCTTAGAGATGATGAGGAGTATGGGGACATTGTTGAAGACATGAGACAAGAGGGTGGAAAACATG GTGCATTGGTGAATGTTGTCATACCCCGCCCGAATCCAAATGGTGAATCATTACCGGGTGTTGGGAAG GTATTTCTGGAGTACTCAGATGTGGAAGGTTCCCGAAAAGCCCAAGCTGCAATGAATGGAAGGAGATTTGGTGAAAATCAAGTAATTGCTGTGTTCTATCCTGAGAACAAATTTGCACAGGGGGAGTATGATGGCTAA
- the LOC107945661 gene encoding splicing factor U2af large subunit B isoform X6 has translation MFPLATGQFGGLPLMPVQAMTQQATRHARRVYVGGLSPTANEQSVATFFSQVMAAIGGNTAGPGDAVVNVYINHEKKFAFVEMRSVEEASNAMALDGIIFEGAPVKVRRPSDYNPSLAATLGPSQPSPNLNLAAVGLSPGSAGGLEGPDRIFVGGLPYYFTEAQIRELLESFGPLRGFDLVKDRETGNSKGYAFCIYQDLSVTDIACAALNGIKMGDKTLTVRRANQGATQPKPEQESILQHAQQQIALQRLMLQPQGVPTKVVCLTQAISEDDLRDDEEYGDIVEDMRQEGGKHGALVNVVIPRPNPNGESLPGVGKVFLEYSDVEGSRKAQAAMNGRRFGENQVIAVFYPENKFAQGEYDG, from the exons ATGTTTCCTCTGGCaactggtcag TTTGGTGGTCTCCCTCTTATGCCAGTTCAGGCAATGACTCAGCAG GCTACGAGGCATGCTCGGCGCGTCTATGTTGGAGGGCTTTCTCCCACTGCAAATGAACAG TCAGTCGCGACTTTCTTCAGCCAGGTTATGGCTGCAATTGGTGGAAATACTGCTGGTCCTG GGGATGCTGTTGTTAATGTCTACATAAACCATGAAAAGAAGTTTGCTTTTGTAGAGATGAGATCAGTTGAGGAAGCTAGTAATGCAATGGCTTTAGATGGGATAATCTTTGAG GGAGCACCTGTGAAGGTTCGGAGACCCAGTGACTACAACCCTTCGCTTGCTGCAACTCTTGGTCCAAGTCAGCCCAGTCCCAATCTTAATCTTGCAGCTGTAGGTCTATCTCCAGGGTCTGCTGGTGGGCTTGAGGGTCCAGACCGGATTTTTGTGGGGGGGCTTCCATATTACTTTACTGAAGCACAGATCAGGGAGTTGTTAGAGTCTTTTGGACCCCTTCGAGGTTTTGATCTAGTAAAAGATAGAGAAACTGGAAACTCAAAAGGCTATGCCTTCTGCATATATCAAGATCTGTCAGTTACAGACATCGCTTGTGCTGCTTTAAATGGAATTAAAATGGGTGATAAAACTCTCACTGTTAGGCGAGCAAACCAAGGTGCTACCCAGCCTAAACCTGAGCAAGAGAGCATCCTTCAGCATGCACAGCAGCAGATTGCTTTGCAG AGGCTTATGTTGCAACCACAAGGTGTGCCCACAAAGGTTGTGTGCTTGACTCAAGCAATTAGTGAAGATGATCTTAGAGATGATGAGGAGTATGGGGACATTGTTGAAGACATGAGACAAGAGGGTGGAAAACATG GTGCATTGGTGAATGTTGTCATACCCCGCCCGAATCCAAATGGTGAATCATTACCGGGTGTTGGGAAG GTATTTCTGGAGTACTCAGATGTGGAAGGTTCCCGAAAAGCCCAAGCTGCAATGAATGGAAGGAGATTTGGTGAAAATCAAGTAATTGCTGTGTTCTATCCTGAGAACAAATTTGCACAGGGGGAGTATGATGGCTAA
- the LOC107945661 gene encoding splicing factor U2af large subunit B isoform X3 yields MHRFNVQIPGNNPTLPGVFPNMFPLATGQQFGGLPLMPVQAMTQQATRHARRVYVGGLSPTANEQSVATFFSQVMAAIGGNTAGPGDAVVNVYINHEKKFAFVEMRSVEEASNAMALDGIIFEGAPVKVRRPSDYNPSLAATLGPSQPSPNLNLAAVGLSPGSAGGLEGPDRIFVGGLPYYFTEAQIRELLESFGPLRGFDLVKDRETGNSKGYAFCIYQDLSVTDIACAALNGIKMGDKTLTVRRANQGATQPKPEQESILQHAQQQIALQRLMLQPQGVPTKVVCLTQAISEDDLRDDEEYGDIVEDMRQEGGKHGALVNVVIPRPNPNGESLPGVGKVFLEYSDVEGSRKAQAAMNGRRFGENQVIAVFYPENKFAQGEYDG; encoded by the exons ATGCACCGGTTTAATG TCCAGATTCCAGGGAATAATCCAACCCTACCTGGAGTGTTTCCAAACATGTTTCCTCTGGCaactggtcag CAGTTTGGTGGTCTCCCTCTTATGCCAGTTCAGGCAATGACTCAGCAG GCTACGAGGCATGCTCGGCGCGTCTATGTTGGAGGGCTTTCTCCCACTGCAAATGAACAG TCAGTCGCGACTTTCTTCAGCCAGGTTATGGCTGCAATTGGTGGAAATACTGCTGGTCCTG GGGATGCTGTTGTTAATGTCTACATAAACCATGAAAAGAAGTTTGCTTTTGTAGAGATGAGATCAGTTGAGGAAGCTAGTAATGCAATGGCTTTAGATGGGATAATCTTTGAG GGAGCACCTGTGAAGGTTCGGAGACCCAGTGACTACAACCCTTCGCTTGCTGCAACTCTTGGTCCAAGTCAGCCCAGTCCCAATCTTAATCTTGCAGCTGTAGGTCTATCTCCAGGGTCTGCTGGTGGGCTTGAGGGTCCAGACCGGATTTTTGTGGGGGGGCTTCCATATTACTTTACTGAAGCACAGATCAGGGAGTTGTTAGAGTCTTTTGGACCCCTTCGAGGTTTTGATCTAGTAAAAGATAGAGAAACTGGAAACTCAAAAGGCTATGCCTTCTGCATATATCAAGATCTGTCAGTTACAGACATCGCTTGTGCTGCTTTAAATGGAATTAAAATGGGTGATAAAACTCTCACTGTTAGGCGAGCAAACCAAGGTGCTACCCAGCCTAAACCTGAGCAAGAGAGCATCCTTCAGCATGCACAGCAGCAGATTGCTTTGCAG AGGCTTATGTTGCAACCACAAGGTGTGCCCACAAAGGTTGTGTGCTTGACTCAAGCAATTAGTGAAGATGATCTTAGAGATGATGAGGAGTATGGGGACATTGTTGAAGACATGAGACAAGAGGGTGGAAAACATG GTGCATTGGTGAATGTTGTCATACCCCGCCCGAATCCAAATGGTGAATCATTACCGGGTGTTGGGAAG GTATTTCTGGAGTACTCAGATGTGGAAGGTTCCCGAAAAGCCCAAGCTGCAATGAATGGAAGGAGATTTGGTGAAAATCAAGTAATTGCTGTGTTCTATCCTGAGAACAAATTTGCACAGGGGGAGTATGATGGCTAA
- the LOC107945662 gene encoding pentatricopeptide repeat-containing protein At4g36680, mitochondrial → MSSSIRLRHLRHFSATSNAAAAAAAYSSSISVSQAKSKLRTEYDPDKALEIYSSVSKHYSSPSSSRYAQDLTVRRLAKSRRFSDIESLIESHKTDPKISQEPFLSTLIRSYGIAGMLDHAIKTFHQMDQFGTPRSTISFNALLSACNQSRQFDRVPQLFDEIPKKYIGLSPDKVSYGILVKSYCEAGHPEKGLEVLREMERKSVEVTAVTSTTILNALYKKGKTEEAEKLWFEMMKTGCELDVASYNVRISNFQGGEPEKVKELIDDMSTLGLKPDTISYNYLMTCYCKRGMLDEAKKVYEGLEGNGCNPNAATFRTLVFYLCLNGLYEQGYKVFKESVRLHKIPDFNTLKHLVEGLVMKKKIKDAKGLIRTVKKTFPPNFLKAWKKLEEELGLVSGNAEAREAKESTG, encoded by the coding sequence ATGTCTTCTTCCATTCGTCTTCGCCACCTCCGTCACTTTTCGGCCACCTCCAAtgccgccgccgccgccgccgctTACTCCTCCTCCATTTCGGTTTCCCAAGCCAAAAGCAAACTCCGCACTGAGTACGACCCTGACAAAGCCCTCGAAATCTACTCTTCCGTTTCCAAACACTACTCTTCCCCTTCTTCTTCCCGTTACGCTCAAGACCTCACCGTCCGCCGCCTCGCCAAGTCCCGTCGTTTCTCCGACATCGAATCCTTAATAGAGTCCCACAAAACCGACCCCAAGATTTCTCAGGAGCCTTTCCTCTCTACTCTCATCAGATCCTATGGTATCGCTGGCATGTTAGATCATGCCATCAAAACTTTCCATCAAATGGACCAATTTGGTACCCCCAGATCAACCATTTCTTTCAACGCCTTGCTCTCCGCTTGCAATCAGTCTAGGCAATTTGACAGAGTTCCCCAGCTGTTCGATGAAATTCCCAAGAAATACATTGGTCTTTCACCAGACAAAGTTTCCTATGGGATTTTAGTTAAATCTTATTGCGAAGCGGGTCATCCCGAGAAAGGGCTTGAGGTTCTAagagaaatggaaaggaaaagcgTGGAGGTAACTGCAGTCACCTCTACAACAATTTTAAACGCATTATATAAGAAGGGAAAAACAGAAGAGGCAGAGAAGTTGTGGTTTGAGATGATGAAGACTGGTTGCGAATTAGATGTTGCTTCTTATAACGTTAGGATTTCGAATTTTCAAGGCGGAGAGCCTGAGAAAGTGAAGGAATTGATTGACGATATGAGCACCCTAGGGTTGAAACCGGATACCATTAGTTATAATTATCTGATGACTTGTTATTGTAAGAGAGGCATGTTGGATGAAGCTAAGAAGGTATATGAAGGATTGGAAGGTAATGGGTGTAATCCAAATGCGGCTACTTTTCGGACGCTggtgttttatttatgtttaaatggATTGTATGAGCAAGGTTATAAGGTGTTCAAAGAGAGTGTGAGGTTGCATAAGATTCCTGATTTTAACACTTTGAAGCATTTGGTGGAGGGATTGGTGATGAAAAAGAAGATCAAGGATGCGAAAGGGTTAATCAGGACGGTAAAGAAGACGTTCCCTCCCAACTTTTTGAAAGCATGGAAGAAGCTCGAGGAAGAACTTGGTTTGGTTTCTGGTAATGCTGAAGCTCGTGAGGCTAAAGAATCAacaggttag
- the LOC107945661 gene encoding splicing factor U2af large subunit B isoform X4, producing the protein MHRFNVQIPGNNPTLPGVFPNMFPLATGQFGGLPLMPVQAMTQQATRHARRVYVGGLSPTANEQSVATFFSQVMAAIGGNTAGPGDAVVNVYINHEKKFAFVEMRSVEEASNAMALDGIIFEGAPVKVRRPSDYNPSLAATLGPSQPSPNLNLAAVGLSPGSAGGLEGPDRIFVGGLPYYFTEAQIRELLESFGPLRGFDLVKDRETGNSKGYAFCIYQDLSVTDIACAALNGIKMGDKTLTVRRANQGATQPKPEQESILQHAQQQIALQRLMLQPQGVPTKVVCLTQAISEDDLRDDEEYGDIVEDMRQEGGKHGALVNVVIPRPNPNGESLPGVGKVFLEYSDVEGSRKAQAAMNGRRFGENQVIAVFYPENKFAQGEYDG; encoded by the exons ATGCACCGGTTTAATG TCCAGATTCCAGGGAATAATCCAACCCTACCTGGAGTGTTTCCAAACATGTTTCCTCTGGCaactggtcag TTTGGTGGTCTCCCTCTTATGCCAGTTCAGGCAATGACTCAGCAG GCTACGAGGCATGCTCGGCGCGTCTATGTTGGAGGGCTTTCTCCCACTGCAAATGAACAG TCAGTCGCGACTTTCTTCAGCCAGGTTATGGCTGCAATTGGTGGAAATACTGCTGGTCCTG GGGATGCTGTTGTTAATGTCTACATAAACCATGAAAAGAAGTTTGCTTTTGTAGAGATGAGATCAGTTGAGGAAGCTAGTAATGCAATGGCTTTAGATGGGATAATCTTTGAG GGAGCACCTGTGAAGGTTCGGAGACCCAGTGACTACAACCCTTCGCTTGCTGCAACTCTTGGTCCAAGTCAGCCCAGTCCCAATCTTAATCTTGCAGCTGTAGGTCTATCTCCAGGGTCTGCTGGTGGGCTTGAGGGTCCAGACCGGATTTTTGTGGGGGGGCTTCCATATTACTTTACTGAAGCACAGATCAGGGAGTTGTTAGAGTCTTTTGGACCCCTTCGAGGTTTTGATCTAGTAAAAGATAGAGAAACTGGAAACTCAAAAGGCTATGCCTTCTGCATATATCAAGATCTGTCAGTTACAGACATCGCTTGTGCTGCTTTAAATGGAATTAAAATGGGTGATAAAACTCTCACTGTTAGGCGAGCAAACCAAGGTGCTACCCAGCCTAAACCTGAGCAAGAGAGCATCCTTCAGCATGCACAGCAGCAGATTGCTTTGCAG AGGCTTATGTTGCAACCACAAGGTGTGCCCACAAAGGTTGTGTGCTTGACTCAAGCAATTAGTGAAGATGATCTTAGAGATGATGAGGAGTATGGGGACATTGTTGAAGACATGAGACAAGAGGGTGGAAAACATG GTGCATTGGTGAATGTTGTCATACCCCGCCCGAATCCAAATGGTGAATCATTACCGGGTGTTGGGAAG GTATTTCTGGAGTACTCAGATGTGGAAGGTTCCCGAAAAGCCCAAGCTGCAATGAATGGAAGGAGATTTGGTGAAAATCAAGTAATTGCTGTGTTCTATCCTGAGAACAAATTTGCACAGGGGGAGTATGATGGCTAA